From Topomyia yanbarensis strain Yona2022 chromosome 1, ASM3024719v1, whole genome shotgun sequence, one genomic window encodes:
- the LOC131676536 gene encoding serine protease snake-like isoform X2 — MKRVMNIWTLTLVLAVIDDRNGSCQSLSSAESSHVIQIGQTQPNGKIEYNCGGSYLGSAMVVFGAHCANMNGRQPDIVRFGSTLANGINVRIANITIHYRYKPQFDYHNMAVAQLERNPQSISAAIKPACIMKPHLKSNTPVQLIGPIKDRLERTSLLAVGSEKCHEYYNPNRKLRFGVLLCCFCARSTNSSPCTTQHSSPLQIIRKQSGKEVPFLIGHKSVGKSCGTVTPAVYTRYGSYFEWLETVTGLKFAEKECFARY; from the exons ATGAAGAGAGTGATGAACATCTGGACTTTGACGCTGGTGTTGGCGGTTATTGACGATCGTAATG GATCATGTCAATCACTTAGCAGTGCAGAAAGCTCTCATGTG ATTCAGATTGGCCAGACACAACCGAATGGGAAAATTGAATATAATTGTGGTGGTTCGTATCTGGGCTCAGCAATGGTTGTTTTTGGTGCCCACTGTGCAAATATGAATGG CCGTCAACCAGATATCGTCCGTTTTGGCAGCACACTGGCAAATGGAATCAATGTACGCATCGCCAATATTACAATCCACTATCGATACAAACCTCAATTCGATTACCACAATATGGCAGTTGCCCAGCTCGAACGAAACCCACAGTCCATCTCAGCCGCGATAAAACCAGCTTGTATTATGAAACCACATCTAAAGTCCAACACTCCGGTCCAACTGATCGGACCGATCAAAGATCGTTTAGAAAGAACTAGCTTACTGGCGGTTGGATCAGAGAAATGCCACGAATATTATAACCCAAACCGAAAACTACGATTTGGAGTATTATTGTGCTGTTTTTGTGCCAGAAGCACAAACTCCAGTCCATGCACG ACCCAACATAGTTCCCCCTTACAAATTATTAGAAAACAGTCTGGAAAAGAGGTGCCGTTCTTGATTGGACACAAGTCAGTTGGAAAATCATGCGGGACAGTCACTCCAGCAGTCTACACACGATATGGATCATATTTCGAGTGGCTAGAAACCGTAACTGGATTAAAGTTCGCAGAGAAGG AATGTTTTGCCCGATATTGA
- the LOC131676536 gene encoding serine protease snake-like isoform X1, translating to MKRVMNIWTLTLVLAVIDDRNAGSCQSLSSAESSHVIQIGQTQPNGKIEYNCGGSYLGSAMVVFGAHCANMNGRQPDIVRFGSTLANGINVRIANITIHYRYKPQFDYHNMAVAQLERNPQSISAAIKPACIMKPHLKSNTPVQLIGPIKDRLERTSLLAVGSEKCHEYYNPNRKLRFGVLLCCFCARSTNSSPCTTQHSSPLQIIRKQSGKEVPFLIGHKSVGKSCGTVTPAVYTRYGSYFEWLETVTGLKFAEKECFARY from the exons ATGAAGAGAGTGATGAACATCTGGACTTTGACGCTGGTGTTGGCGGTTATTGACGATCGTAATG CAGGATCATGTCAATCACTTAGCAGTGCAGAAAGCTCTCATGTG ATTCAGATTGGCCAGACACAACCGAATGGGAAAATTGAATATAATTGTGGTGGTTCGTATCTGGGCTCAGCAATGGTTGTTTTTGGTGCCCACTGTGCAAATATGAATGG CCGTCAACCAGATATCGTCCGTTTTGGCAGCACACTGGCAAATGGAATCAATGTACGCATCGCCAATATTACAATCCACTATCGATACAAACCTCAATTCGATTACCACAATATGGCAGTTGCCCAGCTCGAACGAAACCCACAGTCCATCTCAGCCGCGATAAAACCAGCTTGTATTATGAAACCACATCTAAAGTCCAACACTCCGGTCCAACTGATCGGACCGATCAAAGATCGTTTAGAAAGAACTAGCTTACTGGCGGTTGGATCAGAGAAATGCCACGAATATTATAACCCAAACCGAAAACTACGATTTGGAGTATTATTGTGCTGTTTTTGTGCCAGAAGCACAAACTCCAGTCCATGCACG ACCCAACATAGTTCCCCCTTACAAATTATTAGAAAACAGTCTGGAAAAGAGGTGCCGTTCTTGATTGGACACAAGTCAGTTGGAAAATCATGCGGGACAGTCACTCCAGCAGTCTACACACGATATGGATCATATTTCGAGTGGCTAGAAACCGTAACTGGATTAAAGTTCGCAGAGAAGG AATGTTTTGCCCGATATTGA
- the LOC131676535 gene encoding serine protease Hayan-like — protein sequence MIFYYTLFLLIAFVVQTVKSQRLENFEGSHVALIGWTNSQDGTVKFDCSGSYLGRNVIMTGARCLERNGTRADVVRLGEAIGFPRDFRIDNISVHYRYQAEYYYHNMAIIFLTENPQTVSKWLKPACIYSVEPPLNISVDLVGRDSSGLFQKTPLELVGSDKCHEYYTPTKKFKYGALLVCCMCARNAATHKCASELSSPMQVILVKNGKRVPFLVGQKTIGKSCGSKTPGIYTRLSSDGHLPWITTIAEMDFKDHDACIERY from the exons ATGATCTTTTATTACACGCTGTTCCTTTTGATCGCTTTCGTAGTTCAGACGG TCAAATCTCAACGAttggaaaattttgaaggaTCACATGTAGCCCTAATTGGATGGACGAATTCCCAAGATGGAACCGTGAAATTTGATTGCTCCGGTTCGTATTTGGGCAGAAACGTGATCATGACTGGAGCACGCTGTCTTGAGCGCAATGGAACACGTGCAGATGTCGTTCGACTTGGCGAAGCCATTGGTTTCCCGCGCGATTTCCGAATTGACAACATATCAGTTCATTATCGATATCAGGCGGAATATTACTATCACAACATGGCGATAATCTTTCTTACGGAAAACCCACAAACGGTATCGAAATGGCTTAAACCGGCGTGTATATATTCAGTTGAACCACCGTTGAATATCAGTGTCGATCTTGTTGGAAGAGATTCGAGTGGTTTATTCCAAAAAACTCCCCTAGAACTTGTTGGTTCGGACAAATGTCACGAATATTACACACCTACGAAAAAGTTCAAATATGGCGCTCTGCTTGTTTGCTGCATGTGTGCTCGTAACGCAGCTACGCATAAATGCGCG AGTGAGCTATCATCACCTATGCAGGTAATTCTGGTAAAAAACGGTAAGCGAGTGCCTTTCTTGGTAGGACAGAAAACAATTGGAAAATCGTGTGGATCAAAAACGCCGGGAATATACACACGGTTAAGCTCGGATGGACATTTACCGTGGATCACGACAATCGCTGAAATGGACTTTAAGGATCATGACG CTTGCATCGAACGATACTAA